From one Streptomyces sp. R41 genomic stretch:
- the rsgA gene encoding ribosome small subunit-dependent GTPase A: MTSSAFDFPAVHPLAAYGWDDAWADEFAPYDSEGLLAGRVIRVDRGQCDVVTADGVMRADTAFVTPHDPMRVVCTGDWVAVEPAGHPRYVRTYLPRRTAFVRSTSSKRSEGQILAANVDYAVVAVSLAVELDLGRVERFLALAWESGAQPVVVLTKADLVPDAVTLGHLVQDVETTAPGVPVLTVSSTTSAGLDVLEAVLAGGTSVLLGVSGAGKSTLANALLGEDVMDVQATRDMDGKGRHTTTTRNLLALPGGGVLIDTPGLRGVGLWDAETGVGQVFAEIEELAAQCRFHDCAHVAEPGCAVLAALDSGTLPERRLDSYRKLLRENQRIVAKTDARLRAEIRRDWKRKGAEGRAAMEAKRGRWQ; the protein is encoded by the coding sequence TTGACTTCCTCTGCTTTTGATTTTCCGGCAGTGCACCCTCTCGCGGCGTACGGCTGGGACGACGCGTGGGCGGACGAGTTCGCCCCGTACGACTCCGAGGGTCTGCTGGCCGGACGGGTCATCCGGGTCGACCGCGGGCAGTGCGACGTGGTCACCGCCGACGGGGTCATGCGCGCGGACACCGCGTTCGTGACGCCGCACGATCCGATGCGGGTCGTGTGCACCGGCGACTGGGTCGCCGTGGAACCCGCGGGCCATCCGCGCTACGTACGGACGTATCTGCCGCGCCGTACCGCCTTCGTGCGCTCCACCTCCTCCAAGCGCTCCGAGGGGCAGATCCTCGCGGCCAACGTCGACTACGCCGTCGTGGCCGTGTCGCTCGCCGTGGAACTCGATCTCGGCCGCGTCGAACGCTTCCTGGCCCTCGCCTGGGAGTCCGGCGCACAGCCCGTGGTCGTCCTCACCAAGGCCGACCTCGTGCCGGACGCGGTGACGCTCGGGCATCTCGTCCAGGACGTCGAGACGACGGCGCCGGGTGTACCGGTGCTGACGGTCAGCTCCACGACGAGTGCGGGCCTCGATGTCCTCGAGGCCGTCCTCGCCGGCGGTACCTCGGTCCTCCTCGGAGTGTCCGGAGCGGGGAAGTCGACCCTCGCGAACGCGCTGCTCGGCGAGGACGTCATGGATGTGCAGGCCACGCGGGACATGGACGGCAAGGGCCGGCACACCACGACGACGCGCAACCTCCTCGCCCTGCCGGGCGGGGGCGTCCTCATCGACACCCCGGGACTGCGGGGCGTCGGTCTCTGGGACGCCGAGACCGGCGTCGGGCAGGTCTTCGCCGAGATCGAGGAGCTGGCCGCGCAGTGCCGCTTCCACGACTGCGCGCATGTCGCCGAGCCCGGCTGCGCCGTCCTCGCCGCCCTCGACTCCGGCACCCTTCCCGAACGCCGTCTCGACAGCTATCGCAAGCTGCTGCGCGAGAACCAGCGGATCGTCGCCAAGACGGACGCGCGGCTGCGGGCCGAGATTCGACGGGACTGGAAGCGGAAGGGGGCGGAGGGGCGGGCCGCCATGGAGGCCAAGCGGGGGCGTTGGCAGTAG
- a CDS encoding DNA-3-methyladenine glycosylase 2 family protein translates to MIDAETRYEDTRYEAVRSRDARFDGEFFFAVETTGIYCRPSCPAVTPKRQNVRFYATAAAAQSSGFRACRRCRPDAVPGSAEWNVRADVVGRAMRLIGDGVVDREGVGGLAVHLGYSARQVQRQLTAEVGAGPVALARAQRAHTARVLLQTTGLPITQIAFAAGFASVRQFNDTIRAVYASTPSELRAAAPRTGSAALRAAAPTAGIPIRLAHRGPYQSTAVFDLLADEAIAGIEDLSGTRGRRTYRRTLRLPYGTGIVAVDERPGGSRGRATHSDGAHPGGWLDARLHLTDLRDLTTAVQRLRRLFDLDADPYAVDERLGADARLGPLVAARPGLRSPGAADPDELAVRALVGKAEAERLVGRYGKALDAPCGTLTHVFPEPAVLAEAEPDGTLGALTAALADGTLRLDAGADRDDAQKALLALPGLDAHTVAVIRTRALGDPDVAPPGDDVPDAWRPWRSYAVQHLRTEAELARNSVN, encoded by the coding sequence GTGATCGACGCAGAGACCAGGTATGAAGACACCAGGTACGAGGCGGTGCGGAGCCGGGACGCCCGGTTCGACGGGGAGTTCTTCTTCGCTGTCGAGACGACGGGGATCTATTGCCGGCCCAGCTGCCCCGCGGTGACGCCGAAGCGGCAGAACGTACGGTTCTACGCGACCGCCGCCGCGGCGCAGAGCTCGGGGTTCCGGGCATGTCGCAGATGCCGTCCGGACGCTGTGCCGGGGTCCGCGGAGTGGAATGTGCGGGCCGACGTGGTCGGTCGGGCCATGCGGTTGATCGGCGACGGGGTGGTGGACCGCGAGGGTGTCGGAGGGCTCGCGGTGCACCTCGGATACAGCGCCCGCCAGGTGCAGCGGCAGCTCACCGCGGAGGTCGGCGCGGGCCCCGTCGCACTGGCCCGCGCCCAGCGCGCCCACACCGCGCGGGTGCTGCTCCAGACCACCGGCCTCCCGATCACGCAGATCGCGTTCGCGGCCGGGTTCGCCAGCGTGCGGCAGTTCAACGACACGATCCGCGCGGTGTACGCCTCGACACCGAGCGAGCTGCGTGCCGCCGCCCCGCGCACCGGCTCCGCCGCCCTGCGTGCGGCCGCGCCCACCGCCGGGATCCCGATCCGCCTCGCCCACCGGGGGCCCTACCAGTCCACCGCCGTCTTCGACCTCCTCGCCGACGAGGCGATCGCCGGAATCGAGGACCTCAGCGGCACCCGTGGCCGCCGCACGTACCGGCGCACACTCCGGCTCCCGTACGGCACGGGAATCGTCGCGGTCGACGAGCGGCCGGGCGGGAGCCGTGGCCGCGCCACTCACAGCGACGGCGCCCACCCCGGCGGCTGGCTCGACGCCCGTCTCCACCTCACCGATCTCCGTGATCTCACCACCGCCGTCCAGCGGCTGCGCAGGCTGTTCGACCTCGACGCCGATCCGTACGCCGTGGACGAGCGGCTGGGAGCCGACGCGCGACTGGGGCCGCTGGTCGCCGCGCGTCCGGGCCTGCGTTCGCCGGGCGCCGCCGACCCGGACGAGCTGGCGGTGCGCGCGCTGGTGGGGAAAGCGGAGGCCGAGCGGCTGGTCGGGCGGTACGGGAAGGCGCTGGACGCTCCGTGCGGCACGCTCACCCATGTGTTCCCGGAACCGGCCGTCCTCGCGGAGGCAGAGCCGGACGGCACCCTCGGTGCCCTGACCGCCGCCCTGGCCGACGGCACCCTGCGGCTCGACGCGGGCGCCGACCGCGACGACGCGCAGAAGGCGCTGCTCGCGCTGCCGGGTCTGGACGCACACACCGTCGCCGTCATCCGTACCCGCGCCCTAGGCGACCCCGATGTGGCCCCGCCCGGCGACGACGTCCCGGATGCCTGGCGCCCTTGGCGTTCCTACGCCGTCCAACACCTGAGGACCGAAGCCGAGTTGGCGCGCAACAGCGTGAACTAG
- a CDS encoding Type 1 glutamine amidotransferase-like domain-containing protein has product MTATEPTILATSGGHRVGDRTRVTFDALVHHAVDLAGVQGRRPRVMYVGTAIGDAEHFTTRMSEAARVAGFDLTPLHLFPMPNLKDIEGSVLEQDVVWVMGGSAANLLAVWRVHGLDAIFRRAWEAGVVLSGVSAGSICWFRGGTTDSYGPELRPLTDGLGYLPYGNGVHYDSDEGRRPLIHRLVADGTLPVTHCTDDGVGLVYRGTELVEAVTEIPGKGAYLVRREGGAAVEERLEPRLLPSPPG; this is encoded by the coding sequence ATGACCGCCACGGAACCCACCATCCTTGCCACTTCGGGTGGTCACCGCGTCGGAGACCGCACCCGGGTGACCTTCGACGCCCTCGTCCACCATGCCGTGGACCTGGCGGGGGTCCAGGGGCGCCGTCCGCGCGTCATGTACGTCGGGACGGCGATCGGCGACGCCGAGCACTTCACCACGCGCATGAGCGAGGCGGCCCGCGTGGCGGGCTTCGATCTGACCCCGCTCCACCTCTTCCCCATGCCGAACCTCAAGGACATCGAGGGATCGGTGCTCGAGCAGGACGTCGTGTGGGTGATGGGCGGTTCGGCGGCGAACCTGCTCGCCGTATGGCGCGTCCACGGGCTCGACGCGATCTTCCGGCGCGCGTGGGAGGCCGGGGTCGTGCTCAGCGGGGTGAGCGCCGGATCGATCTGCTGGTTCCGGGGCGGCACCACGGACTCCTACGGGCCCGAACTGCGCCCGCTCACCGACGGACTCGGGTACCTGCCCTACGGCAACGGCGTCCACTACGACAGCGACGAGGGCCGCCGCCCGCTGATCCACCGGCTGGTCGCCGACGGCACACTGCCCGTCACCCACTGCACGGACGACGGCGTAGGCCTTGTGTACCGGGGCACCGAGCTCGTCGAGGCGGTCACGGAGATACCGGGCAAGGGCGCGTACCTGGTCAGGCGCGAGGGGGGCGCGGCGGTCGAGGAGCGGCTGGAGCCACGTCTGCTGCCGTCGCCGCCGGGCTAG
- a CDS encoding PPOX class F420-dependent oxidoreductase: MTEFSEAERAYLKTQRLGRLATVDPHGQPQANPVGFFPQEDGTILIGGYSMGATKKWRNLQKNPKVALVVDDIVSFSPWKVRGIDIRGEAELLTGPHELGPHFSEELIRIHPKRIHSWGLED; this comes from the coding sequence ATGACCGAATTCAGCGAGGCCGAGCGCGCGTACCTCAAGACGCAGCGGTTGGGACGGCTGGCCACCGTCGACCCCCACGGGCAGCCGCAGGCGAACCCCGTCGGCTTCTTCCCGCAGGAGGACGGGACGATCCTGATCGGCGGCTACTCCATGGGCGCCACGAAGAAGTGGCGCAACCTGCAGAAGAACCCGAAGGTCGCCCTCGTCGTCGACGACATCGTCAGCTTCTCGCCGTGGAAGGTCAGAGGCATCGACATCCGGGGAGAGGCCGAACTCCTCACCGGTCCACACGAGTTGGGTCCGCACTTCAGCGAGGAGCTGATCCGCATCCATCCGAAGCGGATCCACAGCTGGGGGCTGGAGGACTGA